From the Sebastes fasciatus isolate fSebFas1 chromosome 3, fSebFas1.pri, whole genome shotgun sequence genome, one window contains:
- the pecam1b gene encoding platelet endothelial cell adhesion molecule isoform X6 produces MGLLLLLTSTLLSSYFHPGRGVDARRSFALRDITLSIEPSTDVTRDTNVTLRCWANVSSSGQEILSREYTIYKDSNRVYTKTSSTSEDLLYPLPEVRVSNTGKYKCKINIDGTDKTSGAKKLTVTGLSKPVLHLNKGVVSEGEEITAKCTAPGETGSIFFYFYEDSKEILEKQVISNQAEAKLRFSSIGIHKIHCAYTVLVTPDSFKSEESNTVTVSVKELPITAVLEIFPKSKIYEGDQLDILCTVRDVLNSFEGVHLYLSQGNQLLSSGDNKVNHSMIALAKDPGEFECRLEMGDVVKINSEMVSVTELFSVPTLTTSPVEVFQNERMTLTCKSEISASERLGREELTYTLDPPDSPLYRKGVGVFSGNALLYDFNYTCVAKAKGIVKHSETLTVRPKVAVSTPKISVVGRAILGQPFKILCQSDFGSLPINYTLWKGYDQVSTITVKQLVQQAFFTAAITKPDEISKYMCEAQNRPKAAPLSKRLNATVIVPLTLPTLTVIPHLPEISEGDDLYLICGVKGTPPVTFKWWRVGTDQPLYTNTSERSSMDYQVPGLSKEHSGTYYCEAHNRANNVVRSDRVTIEVRLALWKKAMIGGFCLLALSVLVVVCVLCFRSKRGKREAAAELSVKPSSPKSDDTLTVNLTHDTEVYNAATDAAPLYDGTEGRVTNGARDSVASLPVDISNRSSCSIPATV; encoded by the exons ATGGGCCTCCTACTACTGCTCACCTCCACGCTCCTGTCCAGCT ACTTCCATCCAGGGAGAGGGGTGGACGCACGGCGAT CATTCGCATTAAGAGACATCACCCTGTCCATCGAGCCCAGCACTGATGTGACTCGGGACACCAATGTGACTCTGAGATGCTGGGCCAATGTCAGCAGTTCTGGCCAGGAGATACTGAGTCGTGAGTACACTATATACAAGGACAGCAACAGAGTCTACACCAAGACCTCCAGCACCTCGGAGGATCTCCTGTACCCTCTGCCCGAGGTCAGAGTCTCCAACACTGGCAAATATAAGTGCAAGATCAACATTGATGGGACAGACAAGACCAGCGGAGCCAAGAAACTCACAGTAACAG GCCTGTCAAAACCAGTTCTCCACCTTAACAAGGGTGTGGTCAGTGAAGGGGAGGAGATAACGGCTAAGTGTACGGCGCCTGGCGAGACGGGCTCCATTTTCTTCTACTTCTACGAGGACTCCAAAGAGATCCTGGAGAAGCAGGTCATCTCCAACCAGGCAGAGGCCAAGCTTCGCTTCAGCAGCATTGGCATCCACAAAATCCACTGTGCCTATACTGTCCTCGTAACGCCAGACTCCTTCAAGTCCGAGGAAAGCAACACTGTTACTGTTTCAGTCAAAG AGCTTCCCATCACAGCAGTTTTGGAGATTTTCCCCAAGTCTAAGATCTATGAAGGAGACCAACTTGACATCTTGTGCACTGTCAGAGACGTTCTGAACAGTTTTGAAGGTGTCCACCTCTACCTGAGCCAGGGGAACCAGCTTCTCAGCAGCGGAGACAACAAAGTCAACCACAGCATGATTGCACTGGCAAAGGACCCTGGGGAGTTTGAGTGCAGATTAGAGATGGGAGATGTAGTGAAAATCAACTCAGAGATGGTTTCAGTGACTG AGCTGTTTTCAGTGCCCACTCTCACCACGTCTCCTGTTGAAGTCTTTCAAAATGAACGAATGACGCTAACCTGCAAAAGTGAGATCTCTGCCTCTGAAAGACTTGGCAGGGAAGAGTTGACTTACACTCTTGATCCCCCCGATAGCCCGCTGTACCGCAAGGGCGTTGGAGTATTTTCTGGCAATGCCCTCCTGTATGATTTCAACTATACCTGCGTAGCTAAAGCCAAGGGCATCGTGAAACACAGCGAAACCCTGACTGTACGTCCGAAAG TTGCTGTCTCCACTCCAAAGATCTCTGTGGTTGGTAGAGCAATCCTAGGACAGCCCTTCAAGATCCTCTGTCAGTCGGATTTCGGCAGCCTGCCGATAAACTACACCCTGTGGAAGGGCTACGACCAAGTGAGCACAATCACTGTCAAGCAGCTCGTTCAACAAGCTTTCTTCACAGCCGCCATCACCAAGCCTGATGAAATAAGCAAGTACATGTGTGAGGCACAGAATCGGCCCAAGGCAGCCCCACTCAGTAAAAGACTCAACGCTACTGTTATAG TGCCTCTGACACTCCCGACTCTGACCGTCATCCCCCATCTACCAGAGATCTCCGAGGGAGATGACCTCTACCTCATCTGTGGTGTTAAAGGCACTCCGCCAGTCACCTTTAAGTGGTGGCGTGTTGGCACTGACCAGCCGCTGTACACCAACACCTCCGAGAGGAGCAGCATGGACTACCAGGTCCCCGGGTTGTCCAAAGAGCACAGCGGCACGTACTACTGCGAGGCTCACAACCGTGCCAACAATGTCGTCCGCAGTGACCGGGTCACCATAGAGG tGCGCCTGGCATTGTGGAAGAAAGCGATGATCGGGGGGTTCTGTCTGCTGGCGCTGtctgtgttggtggtggtgtgtgtacTGTGCTTCAGATCcaagagag GTAaaagagaagcagcggctgagTTGTCAGT
- the pecam1b gene encoding platelet endothelial cell adhesion molecule isoform X9 has translation MGLLLLLTSTLLSSYFHPGRGVDARRSFALRDITLSIEPSTDVTRDTNVTLRCWANVSSSGQEILSREYTIYKDSNRVYTKTSSTSEDLLYPLPEVRVSNTGKYKCKINIDGTDKTSGAKKLTVTGLSKPVLHLNKGVVSEGEEITAKCTAPGETGSIFFYFYEDSKEILEKQVISNQAEAKLRFSSIGIHKIHCAYTVLVTPDSFKSEESNTVTVSVKELPITAVLEIFPKSKIYEGDQLDILCTVRDVLNSFEGVHLYLSQGNQLLSSGDNKVNHSMIALAKDPGEFECRLEMGDVVKINSEMVSVTELFSVPTLTTSPVEVFQNERMTLTCKSEISASERLGREELTYTLDPPDSPLYRKGVGVFSGNALLYDFNYTCVAKAKGIVKHSETLTVRPKVAVSTPKISVVGRAILGQPFKILCQSDFGSLPINYTLWKGYDQVSTITVKQLVQQAFFTAAITKPDEISKYMCEAQNRPKAAPLSKRLNATVIVPLTLPTLTVIPHLPEISEGDDLYLICGVKGTPPVTFKWWRVGTDQPLYTNTSERSSMDYQVPGLSKEHSGTYYCEAHNRANNVVRSDRVTIEVRLALWKKAMIGGFCLLALSVLVVVCVLCFRSKRGKREAAAELSVEGGQS, from the exons ATGGGCCTCCTACTACTGCTCACCTCCACGCTCCTGTCCAGCT ACTTCCATCCAGGGAGAGGGGTGGACGCACGGCGAT CATTCGCATTAAGAGACATCACCCTGTCCATCGAGCCCAGCACTGATGTGACTCGGGACACCAATGTGACTCTGAGATGCTGGGCCAATGTCAGCAGTTCTGGCCAGGAGATACTGAGTCGTGAGTACACTATATACAAGGACAGCAACAGAGTCTACACCAAGACCTCCAGCACCTCGGAGGATCTCCTGTACCCTCTGCCCGAGGTCAGAGTCTCCAACACTGGCAAATATAAGTGCAAGATCAACATTGATGGGACAGACAAGACCAGCGGAGCCAAGAAACTCACAGTAACAG GCCTGTCAAAACCAGTTCTCCACCTTAACAAGGGTGTGGTCAGTGAAGGGGAGGAGATAACGGCTAAGTGTACGGCGCCTGGCGAGACGGGCTCCATTTTCTTCTACTTCTACGAGGACTCCAAAGAGATCCTGGAGAAGCAGGTCATCTCCAACCAGGCAGAGGCCAAGCTTCGCTTCAGCAGCATTGGCATCCACAAAATCCACTGTGCCTATACTGTCCTCGTAACGCCAGACTCCTTCAAGTCCGAGGAAAGCAACACTGTTACTGTTTCAGTCAAAG AGCTTCCCATCACAGCAGTTTTGGAGATTTTCCCCAAGTCTAAGATCTATGAAGGAGACCAACTTGACATCTTGTGCACTGTCAGAGACGTTCTGAACAGTTTTGAAGGTGTCCACCTCTACCTGAGCCAGGGGAACCAGCTTCTCAGCAGCGGAGACAACAAAGTCAACCACAGCATGATTGCACTGGCAAAGGACCCTGGGGAGTTTGAGTGCAGATTAGAGATGGGAGATGTAGTGAAAATCAACTCAGAGATGGTTTCAGTGACTG AGCTGTTTTCAGTGCCCACTCTCACCACGTCTCCTGTTGAAGTCTTTCAAAATGAACGAATGACGCTAACCTGCAAAAGTGAGATCTCTGCCTCTGAAAGACTTGGCAGGGAAGAGTTGACTTACACTCTTGATCCCCCCGATAGCCCGCTGTACCGCAAGGGCGTTGGAGTATTTTCTGGCAATGCCCTCCTGTATGATTTCAACTATACCTGCGTAGCTAAAGCCAAGGGCATCGTGAAACACAGCGAAACCCTGACTGTACGTCCGAAAG TTGCTGTCTCCACTCCAAAGATCTCTGTGGTTGGTAGAGCAATCCTAGGACAGCCCTTCAAGATCCTCTGTCAGTCGGATTTCGGCAGCCTGCCGATAAACTACACCCTGTGGAAGGGCTACGACCAAGTGAGCACAATCACTGTCAAGCAGCTCGTTCAACAAGCTTTCTTCACAGCCGCCATCACCAAGCCTGATGAAATAAGCAAGTACATGTGTGAGGCACAGAATCGGCCCAAGGCAGCCCCACTCAGTAAAAGACTCAACGCTACTGTTATAG TGCCTCTGACACTCCCGACTCTGACCGTCATCCCCCATCTACCAGAGATCTCCGAGGGAGATGACCTCTACCTCATCTGTGGTGTTAAAGGCACTCCGCCAGTCACCTTTAAGTGGTGGCGTGTTGGCACTGACCAGCCGCTGTACACCAACACCTCCGAGAGGAGCAGCATGGACTACCAGGTCCCCGGGTTGTCCAAAGAGCACAGCGGCACGTACTACTGCGAGGCTCACAACCGTGCCAACAATGTCGTCCGCAGTGACCGGGTCACCATAGAGG tGCGCCTGGCATTGTGGAAGAAAGCGATGATCGGGGGGTTCTGTCTGCTGGCGCTGtctgtgttggtggtggtgtgtgtacTGTGCTTCAGATCcaagagag GTAaaagagaagcagcggctgagTTGTCAGT
- the pecam1b gene encoding platelet endothelial cell adhesion molecule isoform X8, with the protein MGLLLLLTSTLLSSYFHPGRGVDARRSFALRDITLSIEPSTDVTRDTNVTLRCWANVSSSGQEILSREYTIYKDSNRVYTKTSSTSEDLLYPLPEVRVSNTGKYKCKINIDGTDKTSGAKKLTVTGLSKPVLHLNKGVVSEGEEITAKCTAPGETGSIFFYFYEDSKEILEKQVISNQAEAKLRFSSIGIHKIHCAYTVLVTPDSFKSEESNTVTVSVKELPITAVLEIFPKSKIYEGDQLDILCTVRDVLNSFEGVHLYLSQGNQLLSSGDNKVNHSMIALAKDPGEFECRLEMGDVVKINSEMVSVTELFSVPTLTTSPVEVFQNERMTLTCKSEISASERLGREELTYTLDPPDSPLYRKGVGVFSGNALLYDFNYTCVAKAKGIVKHSETLTVRPKVAVSTPKISVVGRAILGQPFKILCQSDFGSLPINYTLWKGYDQVSTITVKQLVQQAFFTAAITKPDEISKYMCEAQNRPKAAPLSKRLNATVIVPLTLPTLTVIPHLPEISEGDDLYLICGVKGTPPVTFKWWRVGTDQPLYTNTSERSSMDYQVPGLSKEHSGTYYCEAHNRANNVVRSDRVTIEVRLALWKKAMIGGFCLLALSVLVVVCVLCFRSKRGKREAAAELSVRSATL; encoded by the exons ATGGGCCTCCTACTACTGCTCACCTCCACGCTCCTGTCCAGCT ACTTCCATCCAGGGAGAGGGGTGGACGCACGGCGAT CATTCGCATTAAGAGACATCACCCTGTCCATCGAGCCCAGCACTGATGTGACTCGGGACACCAATGTGACTCTGAGATGCTGGGCCAATGTCAGCAGTTCTGGCCAGGAGATACTGAGTCGTGAGTACACTATATACAAGGACAGCAACAGAGTCTACACCAAGACCTCCAGCACCTCGGAGGATCTCCTGTACCCTCTGCCCGAGGTCAGAGTCTCCAACACTGGCAAATATAAGTGCAAGATCAACATTGATGGGACAGACAAGACCAGCGGAGCCAAGAAACTCACAGTAACAG GCCTGTCAAAACCAGTTCTCCACCTTAACAAGGGTGTGGTCAGTGAAGGGGAGGAGATAACGGCTAAGTGTACGGCGCCTGGCGAGACGGGCTCCATTTTCTTCTACTTCTACGAGGACTCCAAAGAGATCCTGGAGAAGCAGGTCATCTCCAACCAGGCAGAGGCCAAGCTTCGCTTCAGCAGCATTGGCATCCACAAAATCCACTGTGCCTATACTGTCCTCGTAACGCCAGACTCCTTCAAGTCCGAGGAAAGCAACACTGTTACTGTTTCAGTCAAAG AGCTTCCCATCACAGCAGTTTTGGAGATTTTCCCCAAGTCTAAGATCTATGAAGGAGACCAACTTGACATCTTGTGCACTGTCAGAGACGTTCTGAACAGTTTTGAAGGTGTCCACCTCTACCTGAGCCAGGGGAACCAGCTTCTCAGCAGCGGAGACAACAAAGTCAACCACAGCATGATTGCACTGGCAAAGGACCCTGGGGAGTTTGAGTGCAGATTAGAGATGGGAGATGTAGTGAAAATCAACTCAGAGATGGTTTCAGTGACTG AGCTGTTTTCAGTGCCCACTCTCACCACGTCTCCTGTTGAAGTCTTTCAAAATGAACGAATGACGCTAACCTGCAAAAGTGAGATCTCTGCCTCTGAAAGACTTGGCAGGGAAGAGTTGACTTACACTCTTGATCCCCCCGATAGCCCGCTGTACCGCAAGGGCGTTGGAGTATTTTCTGGCAATGCCCTCCTGTATGATTTCAACTATACCTGCGTAGCTAAAGCCAAGGGCATCGTGAAACACAGCGAAACCCTGACTGTACGTCCGAAAG TTGCTGTCTCCACTCCAAAGATCTCTGTGGTTGGTAGAGCAATCCTAGGACAGCCCTTCAAGATCCTCTGTCAGTCGGATTTCGGCAGCCTGCCGATAAACTACACCCTGTGGAAGGGCTACGACCAAGTGAGCACAATCACTGTCAAGCAGCTCGTTCAACAAGCTTTCTTCACAGCCGCCATCACCAAGCCTGATGAAATAAGCAAGTACATGTGTGAGGCACAGAATCGGCCCAAGGCAGCCCCACTCAGTAAAAGACTCAACGCTACTGTTATAG TGCCTCTGACACTCCCGACTCTGACCGTCATCCCCCATCTACCAGAGATCTCCGAGGGAGATGACCTCTACCTCATCTGTGGTGTTAAAGGCACTCCGCCAGTCACCTTTAAGTGGTGGCGTGTTGGCACTGACCAGCCGCTGTACACCAACACCTCCGAGAGGAGCAGCATGGACTACCAGGTCCCCGGGTTGTCCAAAGAGCACAGCGGCACGTACTACTGCGAGGCTCACAACCGTGCCAACAATGTCGTCCGCAGTGACCGGGTCACCATAGAGG tGCGCCTGGCATTGTGGAAGAAAGCGATGATCGGGGGGTTCTGTCTGCTGGCGCTGtctgtgttggtggtggtgtgtgtacTGTGCTTCAGATCcaagagag GTAaaagagaagcagcggctgagTTGTCAGT
- the pecam1b gene encoding platelet endothelial cell adhesion molecule isoform X7 has product MGLLLLLTSTLLSSYFHPGRGVDARRSFALRDITLSIEPSTDVTRDTNVTLRCWANVSSSGQEILSREYTIYKDSNRVYTKTSSTSEDLLYPLPEVRVSNTGKYKCKINIDGTDKTSGAKKLTVTGLSKPVLHLNKGVVSEGEEITAKCTAPGETGSIFFYFYEDSKEILEKQVISNQAEAKLRFSSIGIHKIHCAYTVLVTPDSFKSEESNTVTVSVKELPITAVLEIFPKSKIYEGDQLDILCTVRDVLNSFEGVHLYLSQGNQLLSSGDNKVNHSMIALAKDPGEFECRLEMGDVVKINSEMVSVTELFSVPTLTTSPVEVFQNERMTLTCKSEISASERLGREELTYTLDPPDSPLYRKGVGVFSGNALLYDFNYTCVAKAKGIVKHSETLTVRPKVAVSTPKISVVGRAILGQPFKILCQSDFGSLPINYTLWKGYDQVSTITVKQLVQQAFFTAAITKPDEISKYMCEAQNRPKAAPLSKRLNATVIVPLTLPTLTVIPHLPEISEGDDLYLICGVKGTPPVTFKWWRVGTDQPLYTNTSERSSMDYQVPGLSKEHSGTYYCEAHNRANNVVRSDRVTIEVRLALWKKAMIGGFCLLALSVLVVVCVLCFRSKRGKREAAAELSVLRALNQMTL; this is encoded by the exons ATGGGCCTCCTACTACTGCTCACCTCCACGCTCCTGTCCAGCT ACTTCCATCCAGGGAGAGGGGTGGACGCACGGCGAT CATTCGCATTAAGAGACATCACCCTGTCCATCGAGCCCAGCACTGATGTGACTCGGGACACCAATGTGACTCTGAGATGCTGGGCCAATGTCAGCAGTTCTGGCCAGGAGATACTGAGTCGTGAGTACACTATATACAAGGACAGCAACAGAGTCTACACCAAGACCTCCAGCACCTCGGAGGATCTCCTGTACCCTCTGCCCGAGGTCAGAGTCTCCAACACTGGCAAATATAAGTGCAAGATCAACATTGATGGGACAGACAAGACCAGCGGAGCCAAGAAACTCACAGTAACAG GCCTGTCAAAACCAGTTCTCCACCTTAACAAGGGTGTGGTCAGTGAAGGGGAGGAGATAACGGCTAAGTGTACGGCGCCTGGCGAGACGGGCTCCATTTTCTTCTACTTCTACGAGGACTCCAAAGAGATCCTGGAGAAGCAGGTCATCTCCAACCAGGCAGAGGCCAAGCTTCGCTTCAGCAGCATTGGCATCCACAAAATCCACTGTGCCTATACTGTCCTCGTAACGCCAGACTCCTTCAAGTCCGAGGAAAGCAACACTGTTACTGTTTCAGTCAAAG AGCTTCCCATCACAGCAGTTTTGGAGATTTTCCCCAAGTCTAAGATCTATGAAGGAGACCAACTTGACATCTTGTGCACTGTCAGAGACGTTCTGAACAGTTTTGAAGGTGTCCACCTCTACCTGAGCCAGGGGAACCAGCTTCTCAGCAGCGGAGACAACAAAGTCAACCACAGCATGATTGCACTGGCAAAGGACCCTGGGGAGTTTGAGTGCAGATTAGAGATGGGAGATGTAGTGAAAATCAACTCAGAGATGGTTTCAGTGACTG AGCTGTTTTCAGTGCCCACTCTCACCACGTCTCCTGTTGAAGTCTTTCAAAATGAACGAATGACGCTAACCTGCAAAAGTGAGATCTCTGCCTCTGAAAGACTTGGCAGGGAAGAGTTGACTTACACTCTTGATCCCCCCGATAGCCCGCTGTACCGCAAGGGCGTTGGAGTATTTTCTGGCAATGCCCTCCTGTATGATTTCAACTATACCTGCGTAGCTAAAGCCAAGGGCATCGTGAAACACAGCGAAACCCTGACTGTACGTCCGAAAG TTGCTGTCTCCACTCCAAAGATCTCTGTGGTTGGTAGAGCAATCCTAGGACAGCCCTTCAAGATCCTCTGTCAGTCGGATTTCGGCAGCCTGCCGATAAACTACACCCTGTGGAAGGGCTACGACCAAGTGAGCACAATCACTGTCAAGCAGCTCGTTCAACAAGCTTTCTTCACAGCCGCCATCACCAAGCCTGATGAAATAAGCAAGTACATGTGTGAGGCACAGAATCGGCCCAAGGCAGCCCCACTCAGTAAAAGACTCAACGCTACTGTTATAG TGCCTCTGACACTCCCGACTCTGACCGTCATCCCCCATCTACCAGAGATCTCCGAGGGAGATGACCTCTACCTCATCTGTGGTGTTAAAGGCACTCCGCCAGTCACCTTTAAGTGGTGGCGTGTTGGCACTGACCAGCCGCTGTACACCAACACCTCCGAGAGGAGCAGCATGGACTACCAGGTCCCCGGGTTGTCCAAAGAGCACAGCGGCACGTACTACTGCGAGGCTCACAACCGTGCCAACAATGTCGTCCGCAGTGACCGGGTCACCATAGAGG tGCGCCTGGCATTGTGGAAGAAAGCGATGATCGGGGGGTTCTGTCTGCTGGCGCTGtctgtgttggtggtggtgtgtgtacTGTGCTTCAGATCcaagagag GTAaaagagaagcagcggctgagTTGTCAGT